In Anolis carolinensis isolate JA03-04 chromosome 4, rAnoCar3.1.pri, whole genome shotgun sequence, the genomic window AATAGCTTCAAGGTAGCTTCCTTTATTCCTAAGCAATCCTGAAGCAGGATTAGCAGTGGCCGTcccattttcaagccatggacaaGAGTGGAGGCTTACTCTTCAACACAGtcaataaacaagcctggttctTATAGGGAAAAATCTTTATCTTGCAGGCTTCCAAAGATACTGGGACTTGGAAGAGTATTAGGGGTTTCAAATCACAGGTAAAATTCTACATTAGGGAAAACTATCCTCATGTAAAGAGCAGTTCTGCAGCTGGATATGcttcctcggagtgtggtggaggctccttctctggaggctttaaagcagaggctgaatggccatatgtcgggagtgctttgattgtgtgttcctgcagggCAGGGAGTTATATTGGATGGCCTCTTCCAAGGATtctatttttttatcatgtcagaagcgacttgagaacatactgcaagtcgcttctggtgtgagagaattggccgtctacagagatgttgcccaggggatgcccggatgtgttaccttcctgctgggaggcttctctcatgtccctgcaagctagatctgacaaacaggagctcaccccatctcgcagatttgaaccggcaaccttcaggttaccaagccaaccttcaggtcagcagtccagccagcacaagagtttaacccactgcatcaccgcaGCTCCTATTCTATGACCCTGTcctacacaatttttttttaatttaaagaccAACCCATTTGGAATGGACGCAGAGAATACGTCCCATAGAACAGATAGAAAATATGACTTCACTGTGTAATATTGAGAAGTGCCAGGGATGCAGTGGGTGCtataacaaagcaaaacaaaacaaatgagtgCCACTTTCATTTAATAAatgcttatagaatcatagacttggaagagactacaagagccatccagttcaatcgcTTGCCATACCTAGTTATCTGAACTATATTCTCCCATGAGTCCCTTTATCCTTTAAGATCTTCTGGACaggcctttctttctctcccaccaCTTCCATAGGTTCATGTTTGGGAACGTGGTAGAATGCCTTATTGATGGCTgtgtttaaaccagtggttcttaacctgaggtccccagatgttttggctttcaactcccagaaatcctaacagctggtaaactgactagaatttctggtagttgtaggccaaaacacctggggacctacgggttgagaaccactgttctagactctGGGAGTCACTTCCTATACCTATGAGTTAGACTGTTGCCTTTCCTATGGTTCTTTCACAGGCAGGTAAAGACTGTTTTGTTTCGAGGACTTCCGGTTTGGCGAGATGGCGGCAGGGCGGACTTCTTGAGGGCTCCCGAGAAGCCAGCCGAGCGGAGCGACCGGGTAGAGCGCAGAGCTCCCTCCCCCCAACGGATCGAGTTTGGGGGGACAGCCAAACCCGTAGGGCACCAACCGACGGTCTTGAGGACCTCCATCCCTCAAGGGTGGGGGTCAGGAGAGACCCGGACTGGTAGCCCGCAGGGTGAGCGGGTCGTAGCGAGGCGACCGGACCAAGCGCCCGGATCACTGCCGAAACTCGCCCGATTTTAACAGTGCTAACAGGACACCAGAAAAGGTACGAAAGAAAATCCTAATCTATATTGGACTAAATACTTCACTAATACTTCAGTATTACATGTATATTTAGCATCTTGAAGAACTGGGAACCTAGAAAGTTAACCCAGAACTTAAAAGGGTCTCGTATATTGGATAAATTTCTACCCACGAATAAAGGGACACACAATATTTCAATATAAGAAAATCGGAAAGACTCAAATTTTAAATCGCCCTTGCTAGGATTTGTAAAGAAAAGCGAGACATTGAAATTAAGAGGTTTAAAAACtaaaagaatttaaaataatCTGATCTGACCTTGGGACAATATTGTTATGACTACGCCGGCAAACCCAGTCTAAACAATCTGATAACGAAGAGGAGACACCAGcggaaagaacaaagaaaaaccGGAACGGAAAGGAGATAGCTGCCCACGAACCATAGAGCAGCAGGAGGACTGGGTAGAGCAAGCAGTAGACAAAGAAGAGGAAATGACGAGGGGAGTGAAGGAGACTATAGATCGAGAAAAGTAAGGAACCCGAGAGCATAGACTGAgttaaggaaaaaagaaaagaaaagaaattgaaagGGCGGCCCCGCGTAGGGGCCCACTGATAAAGAGAGCGACAAATAAAAGGGCAAAAGGGCGATCGTGGCTACGACAGAGGAGGGGTGAAGAGGTGAGAAAAGAggttaggaaaagaagaagtgagAGTCATAGGAGACGGAGGAGGCACGATGGAGAAGAAATAAAGGAGCCACAGACAGCTGGGGAAAGACAACACTCAGTAGACAACGGACCATAGACCCAggcaaaaagaagaaagagaaggggaagaagagaagaaagggggagaagagagggggaagaaggggagagagagaagggaaagagaagaagggaaaggaaggggaaaaagacaagaggaaggaaggaagaggaagaagggagaaggagggaagagagaaaggggaaaggaaaagaaagagaaggtccGAAGGAAACCTAGCCTATAGACAGGTAGATTGGAGACGAAGAAGGACAGATAGAcggaagaagaaagaagggaagggaaaaggaaaaagagaaaaaaagacaaacaaagtAAAGTACGAGGATAGGAGGAACAGGGGGATAAAGTAAAGaaaatcccccctccctcctctttttttctctctctctttctggttGGTGGGgagataaatagatagaaaggaagggagaagggaacgagagaaaaaaataaaactaggAAAGAATGGCAACTTAGAATTAAGATggataaagacaaagacaaagataAAGGAATGCAAAGGAGAGGTTCACTTGGGGAAGATATAAGCCTAAGAGACATTATGAAGGAAATGAGGGAAGTCATGAAGGAGGTCCAGAAAGTGGCCGAGAAACAAGACGCATACCAAAAAATGTTCCAAGACCAAATGTTAAGCATGAAGAATGAAATTACAGAAGAACTGGGGGACATGAAGAAAGATATTAATAATCTAAAACAGGAAATTCAAGAAATAAAgcaagacaaaataaaacaagagaaaTCCCAGATAAAAATCCAGACAAAAGTAGAGAACCTAGAACTTAAAAATCAAAAACTAGAACAGAAACAAGAATTGATGGAACAGAAAAATCTAGAATCCCAGCTGAGATTTAGAAACATAGAAGAAGAGAGTAGGGAGAATctaagagaaataataattaacTTATCATCGAATTTAACGCAAACTACCTACGAAAATATGGATCAGGAGATCGACAGAGTATACAGAATATCAACAAACTATGCAAGAAGAAATAAGGCCCCAAGAGACGTGATTGtccatttctcaaaaaaaaagaaTTCGGGACAACATCCTAAGGGAGAACAACAAGAAACCAATATattacaaaggaaaaaaaatagctaTTCTCAAAGAATTCCTACCATCAACTCTaatcaaaagaagaaaatatacgTTTTTAACAGAAGAATTAAAAAAGAGACAAATTAAATTCAGGTGGGAGCAACCAGAAGGAATTATGACGACCTATAAAGAAGAGAGACTGTGGATCACTACCGAAGAAAAGGCCAAGGACTTTTATAGAAATCTGAAGAAAGACGACAAAACTAACttccaaagaaataaaaagaaggaaacaaaggacAGGACTGACAAGAAGAGACTTAGAGAAGAATCTCAGGACATAGAGAATATCAAAGGAGATACAAGCTCCGCGATTTTAGACGAGATTGAAGAGGTAGAGGAAGAAGGACAGGAGGAACTGGAAAACGATAAAGATGGGAAGATCGATAAGATGTTACTCGAACAACATTAACGGACTGAATTCACCAAAGAGGaaaaaagtcttcaacaacatcaGAACAGGACTCTACGACATTGTGGCCCTACAAGAAACCCACATTGCACAGAAGCATGTAACATATTTGACACAAAAACACTTAGGTAAGGAGTTTTACTCCTCGTCTATTGAAAAGAAGAGGAGAGTAGTAACATACATCAAAGAATGGATTCCATCGGAACTAGCTTTTAAAGACAACGAAGGAAGAATCCTGGGAACTTTTGTATACCTGGAGAATAAAAAAgtcttaatttgtaatatttacgCCCCTAATGGGCCAAAAACTCAATTTGTTAAGCAATTAAAAGATTTAATAATGGAACACGAATTTGAAAACTTGATTTTATTGGGTGACTTTAATGGAGTGATGAACGTGGATATAGATAAAACAAAAGACACAAAAAGAAAGAGTAAAAAGGGGGGGAGAGAATCTACCAAAAAACTTTATCAATCTGCAACAGGAAGTGGATTTACAAGATGTATGGAGATCCCACCACCCACAGGAAAGAGACTATACTTTTTTTCCTGACAGACACCATGTTTGGTCACGAATAGACATGGTATGGATCTCAAATTGCCTCTCAACTAAAATATCCAAAATGGAAATATTAGCTAGAACTCATTCGGATCATTGCCCAATAAAATTTATAATACATGAAAGTAAAAAACCAGGGAAATGGAGGTTAAATGATCTACTATTaaaatcagaagaagacatagagaaaaataaacttatattgaaggaatattttaaaatcaatacaACCCCAGGAATCTCGACCCAAACGGTATGGGAGGCCAGTAAGGCCGTCATGAGAGGCCACTTTATAAAACAGAACACATGGAGGAATAAAAGCTCAATCAGTTTAAACCTTTGTGAACCGCCTTGCATTTGGGATGGGAAAACGATGGGATACAAATTCTTCCGTTTCCGTGTAAGAAAGGCAGAGCCTCTGACTTCTAACCATTCAAGAGAATGTGTAGACGCCTCATTAGGAACAAACCTAGTTAGACCATGGCTCAGATTTTTCCTTGTTGCCTTCCATACAATAGTATAGAAGGGTTTGGGCTCTGGTTTAACTATATCTAATTAAATGCATATAATTTCCAACATGTTTTCTTGATGCACTTAAATTCTGAGTACAGTGGAATGGTTGTTCATCAAGAAGTTTGTTCTAAACAAGCATGGAGAGAAAAAGACAAGAGATCCTTTGTGGTGAAAATTTTCACTTTAAACCGTTAGACCATATTCAAAGGTTTATGCATGCCCTAAGTACATGAAAGATTAGCCATCTTCCATAATAACTGAGGACTTCTGCAGGCTGATGTTCTACAAATCACACTGACTTGTTCCAGAAGCCAGCAtactattatttttgttgttactggTGTTAGCACTGACTGAAAACCTATTCAGTCTTCATAAACATctttatctttttaaaacttttctggTAAGAGGAACTATTGCAGTGGTAGAAAAGTATTACTACATAGTAGTGAAAAAAAGAATTCTTGGGAGGGATCTAGAAATATAACCTTGGTCTGGTTAATCCCTAAATGGAAGAGTTTCAGAAGAAGGTCATGACAAGCTCCCTGAGATATTCCTTGTCTTAAAACActgtatgaaattaatgggggttGTCATTATGTAAACAGAGGACTTGCAAGCACATAAACATGCAATGCATATATCATTCAGGTTGTGCTTCCCTTATCCCAAATGCTTGGGACAAGTAGTGttttagatttagattttttaatattttggaatacctgtatttgcatatatacacaTGATTAGATACACTGAAGATGGAACCCAAATTTCAATACGAAAATAATTTATGTTTCACACATCACCTGAAGAAAATATTGTAGAAAAAAAACCAGGGCAAATTGAGCACCAGAAAGTAAAAGCATCAGTATCTCAAATACCCATATGAccaatttcagatttcagaattacaaataagggatactcaacccatACTCATGAAGTATACTGACCACAATGGTGGCTACGTAATGTTTTACAAATATCTGTAAATGTTGGGCAATGCTTGTTTAACAACTATCCCCTCCATGTGAGGTTAAGGATTATTTTCCACTGCATTCACAAAAATCAAGTAAGGGGTACACACAGGTCCACAAATGTTGCTGATAACACAAGAAGTTTCAGGCTTTTTTTGCAAATGCCATTACAGctttaactttttaaaaggcaTGAAAAGATGGATAGTTTCCCTTCTGTCGTGCCATGTACTGTCCATTCTAACTCATCCTACGCAATTTACAAAAATACATGGGTCCGAAATTAGCTGTGAGGTGAGGAAGAATAAGTTCCCCGAGTCTGCAATCTGGATAGAAAGAAAACGTGCTCTGGAACAACTTCCGAAAATAGCTCAAGTCTTCAACCTGTACTTCAATCTGATATTGGATTGCCATTAATTCCACAGCTCTCTCGATCACATACTCATTCTGAAGCTGAGACAAGGAGCATGTTGAATAGACCACTTCCCCACCTGGTTTGGCAGCAAGGATTCCAGCtctggaaaagagaaaggaaaaatgcGTATTGGAGGAAAGTGGGTGAGATAATGTTGCATTTGTCTTTGTAGAATTTTATTTTCTGAATTTCACCTTTTCGTTTATCTAGGTTGTTCTGAATTCTGTTCTTCTCTTTcaaagtgttagctatccctcccaaatcATATTTCATCTATAAAGCCAATAAGGATTCCCTTTACCCCATCATCTACATcactaataaaaatattgaaaagtgTTGAATCCAGTATGGAATCCTGTGACATTCAGCCTGAGACCTTCTTCCAGTTTGAAGCACAGTTCCTGATGACAATTCTTTAAGTATAGATTTCCAAGCACTTATGGATCTATCTGATGTTGTTTCCATCCATTCCATGTTTAGTAAGTTTGCTAATCACAGTATCATCAACATATTATGAAATGCTTTGAAGAAATCCAGATAAATGACATCCAGAGCATTCCCACCATCTATGAAAATAGCAACTTGATTAAACACAGATAGATTAGTTTGACAGGATTTGTTATTGACAAACCCATGCTGGCACTTACTTATCACTGCATTGTAAAGCAGTGCTCCTTTCCTCCCCTGCTCTAATATATTCTAAATCATAATGTATCATTAAAAAGTCTTTTTACAAGAACCTAGAGTGGATGCAGGACATTTCCAGGATACGAGGTCATTACATTAAATTCAGGGTTCCAATTTAACTAAAGCCTCACCCAAGCTTTTAAATGAATCATTTGCCTTTCATATTTTGTCTATAATGGCAAATAAAATTAAGAGAAGCATTAGAGAAGCAGTCCTAAACTCTAACTATTGATGGTATGCTAGTTATAGGCATGCAAAACATCTCCTTCAGCTACTAAAGTTGGAAGAACCTCTTTACAAGGCAACAATTAGTGTAACACCAATCTATAGCATCAGACAATTTGCACAGATCCATATACATCATTCAAGGTCAACATAATGTACATCACTCAAGGCCACTCACACAAGCAACTCCAGTTGTAGCCTGGGCAAGTTCTGACGCTCGCCTTTTCTCATGCGCATAAAAATATTGTTATCCTCTTCCCTGAGTGAGTGTCGATCATTTGTGCAAGGCACATCTACAAGCACCTACATAAAAAATAAGAGATTTCACTCTAAAATCCCATACAGAGATGTTTCAGGAATAAAATGCTGCAGGCAATCATTGATCTGAGCATGGTTGAGCACAGAGGAAATATGAGATatcaatggaataataataacacaggCAACAAAATAGCAGGGAAATAAAAGTGCTTGTCTCAAGCTCACTCCATTTTCTTCCATCCCATGACATAATCTGTACTAGTAGGATTACTATATATTCATAGTATTCACAGTGATACTTCTAGTTCCTTGTTATTATGTCACTTAggttgttattattgtatattgtattcaatattatgtattatattattattctaaataaaaacaataggaaGGTGTTTTCAGAGTTCAAAAATAGATATTAGAATCAAATTGCAACATTGTctgaattaaaagcaatacacaaGACAACAGAATAGACATAGTTGTAAGCATAGACCTTCTTGTTTATAGACACAATAGAAAGAAAGCTCCAAAGGATCAATATCAACAGCttaatttatccacatctgacaaaatatgtctttaTCTAAATCTTCCAGGATggctctatggtattcttgggccagaagaccttcatttcaatagggtttgctactaTCAGCAGTTTTGCATATCCAGAAATGTATCCTCCATAGATATGGGAGACCGTACACAATAAGAGGAAAATACTATTCTATACAAGGAAAGGGATAATTCTAAAAGGTTTATCCAAGTAGTATTCCCCTGATATTATTTACCCTGTCAAAAGTACTTGTCTccagctcaccccacttccttcCATCCCACGATGTAACCCGTACTACTTTTTGGAGCTCTTGTGGAAGGTATCTATGAAGAATGTCATTAAGCCGACGAGTGCGAGAAGTTGAAAGATCATTGGCAGCCAGCCCTCCTATTGCAAAACAAAAGGAGCAATATGATTGAGATATTATAGTTATGTAGTATATATAGCATGGTGTAGTCGTTTAAGCACTGGACAGtgactggagaccaggattcgattctctgcttggccatgggaaACCATTAGGTGTCCTCGAGTGAGCCACACACTCTCAtccttaaattttaaaaaaacttgaaagtacagaaaaacaacatttatacagtgttcccctaCTTATTGCGTTAGgttgggttaggttccaggaccacctgcaataagtgaatatccgcaaagtagggacattatatttatttcaatatttataatttatttatactgtactttatttatatagttatactttattttagcagttacaatatacagtataccggcagagaagaatggaagctaaaataacccttttttatttccaactctTCCCTACCCTcgccctctccctttatttctcccttccaaaacctgcgaaacagcaaaaataccacgATAAATGGTGtacataatatttattaatatttactgaaaccccgcaaaacagcgagggcgcgaaaagcgaaccacgaagtagcgagGGGACACTGTATATGGTAATAAACACATTTTCTCTTGCACGCATGAAAGCAGGTTCAAGCTTCCTATACTTGGGGGACAATGCAGTAGATTTGTCCTCAAACCCAACACAGAACATTCCCATTGCCTTGACACCTTCAGTACAAAAGGAACTACTGAGCCTCTTTGATTTAAGAAGTTGACACTGCTCTCCCTTAAGTTTGATGTTTCTTAGCCCAGAAACTCCACTGGAACCTAGGAATATACACATCAGTTCCCAGCTGCTGAAGCAGGACAAAGACTTTAACACAAGGGGTGTCTCACACAGAACTGGTCACCCATATGGCTTTACCTGATGATGAAGTAATGTGAAGCCTACTTCCATGAAACACAGGGTAGAAGTGTATAAAGTTAAGTACAATGTGACCTGTAACCTAAACTTCACCTTCTTCAAA contains:
- the nsun4 gene encoding 5-methylcytosine rRNA methyltransferase NSUN4 isoform X2, whose amino-acid sequence is MLIKAATTPRISSIRLALQIFDMNYGAQFGSLWPSIRISLLSEQKYGALVNNFSDVLQITQQLEDLNATDFIWESKTVVQEPDSIAQLGASELSSASETQTELSLQQEQPVPSLSPNIKCYTFPKGDISIFHPAKPDVIGILGYYLLDAASILPVLALNIQPDDLVLDLCAAPGGKTLALLQTGCCRGLAANDLSTSRTRRLNDILHRYLPQELQKVVRVTSWDGRKWGELETSTFDRVLVDVPCTNDRHSLREEDNNIFMRMRKGERQNLPRLQLELLVAGILAAKPGGEVVYSTCSLSQLQNEYVIERAVELMAIQYQIEVQVEDLSYFRKLFQSTFSFYPDCRLGELILPHLTANFGPMYFCKLRRMS